A genomic window from Mesorhizobium sp. CAU 1732 includes:
- the recQ gene encoding DNA helicase RecQ: protein MTVAALDILKTVYGYDAFRGPQARIVEHVIAGNNAFVLMPTGGGKSVCYQIPAIVRPGMGLVVSPLLALMADQVAALRQAGVRAAALNSDLAPDERRALWNAVETGALDILYVAPETLLRPDVLERLDGVKLSLIAIDEAHCLSQWGHDFRPSYRQLDAIVSRFAGTPRMALTATADEPTRAEILSHLAIAGNDAFVAGFDRPNIRYAIEEKDNPRAQLKEFLKRHKDESGIVYCLSKRKTEETAAWLRDQGYDALAYHAGMDKAVREANQMRFQHGEAVIMVATIAFGMGIDKPDVRFVAHIDLPGSIEAYYQETGRAGRDGLPSDTLMLYGHDDIALRSRFIEESDAGDQRKRMERQKLDALLGLAETAGCRRQVLLSYFGDRSQPCGNCDTCAEPPKLFDGTVAAQKALSCIYRTGERFGQAYIADVLLGVENDRIAQFGHDRISTFGIGTEHDNRTWRAILRQMIALRLVDVDFAGHGGLSISETGRDFLRDKPTLMLRVPPAPRARRDKVARSAAQSTMAEGDRDLFQALRQKRMEIARAQNIPPYVIFHDKTLIELAAVRPSSRDEMANVPGVGEAKLDRYGPAFLLVIAEHV, encoded by the coding sequence CCCACGGGCGGCGGCAAGTCGGTCTGCTACCAGATCCCCGCCATCGTCCGACCCGGCATGGGCCTCGTCGTCTCGCCGCTCCTGGCGCTGATGGCCGATCAGGTCGCAGCACTTCGGCAGGCGGGCGTGCGGGCCGCGGCGCTCAACTCCGACCTTGCGCCGGACGAGCGGCGCGCGCTGTGGAACGCGGTCGAGACGGGCGCGCTCGACATCCTCTATGTCGCGCCCGAAACGCTGCTGCGGCCGGACGTGCTGGAGCGGCTGGACGGCGTAAAGCTGTCGCTGATCGCCATCGACGAGGCGCATTGCCTGTCGCAATGGGGGCACGATTTCCGTCCGTCCTACCGCCAGCTCGACGCCATCGTGTCGCGCTTTGCCGGTACGCCGCGCATGGCGCTGACGGCGACGGCGGACGAACCGACGCGCGCGGAAATCCTGTCGCATCTCGCCATCGCGGGAAACGACGCCTTCGTCGCCGGCTTCGACCGACCCAACATCCGCTACGCCATCGAGGAAAAGGACAACCCGCGCGCCCAGTTGAAGGAGTTCCTGAAGCGCCACAAGGACGAAAGCGGCATCGTCTACTGCCTGTCGAAGCGCAAGACCGAGGAAACCGCCGCCTGGCTGCGCGATCAGGGCTACGATGCGCTCGCCTATCACGCGGGCATGGACAAGGCGGTGCGCGAGGCCAACCAGATGCGCTTTCAGCACGGCGAAGCGGTCATCATGGTGGCCACCATCGCCTTCGGCATGGGCATCGACAAGCCGGACGTGCGCTTCGTCGCGCATATCGACCTGCCGGGCAGCATCGAGGCCTACTATCAGGAGACTGGACGCGCCGGGCGCGACGGGCTGCCCTCCGACACGCTGATGCTTTACGGCCACGACGACATCGCGCTGCGCAGCCGCTTCATCGAGGAATCCGATGCGGGCGACCAGCGCAAGCGCATGGAGCGGCAGAAGCTAGACGCGCTTTTGGGCCTGGCCGAGACGGCGGGCTGCCGCCGACAGGTGCTGTTGTCCTATTTCGGCGACCGTAGCCAGCCATGCGGCAATTGCGACACCTGCGCCGAGCCGCCGAAGCTGTTCGACGGCACCGTCGCCGCGCAGAAGGCGCTGTCGTGCATCTACCGCACCGGCGAACGCTTCGGGCAGGCCTATATCGCCGACGTGCTGCTCGGCGTCGAAAACGACCGCATCGCCCAGTTCGGCCACGACCGCATTTCCACCTTCGGCATCGGCACGGAGCACGACAACCGGACGTGGCGGGCGATCCTGCGCCAGATGATCGCGCTGCGTCTCGTGGATGTCGACTTCGCCGGTCATGGCGGACTGTCGATTTCGGAGACGGGCCGCGATTTCCTGCGCGACAAGCCGACGCTGATGCTGCGGGTGCCGCCGGCCCCACGCGCAAGACGCGACAAGGTCGCCCGCAGCGCAGCGCAGTCGACGATGGCCGAGGGAGACCGCGACCTGTTCCAGGCGTTGCGCCAGAAGCGCATGGAGATCGCGCGGGCACAGAACATTCCGCCCTACGTGATCTTCCACGACAAGACGCTGATCGAGCTGGCTGCCGTCAGGCCGTCCTCACGCGACGAGATGGCGAACGTGCCGGGCGTGGGCGAAGCCAAGCTCGATCGTTACGGCCCCGCCTTTTTGCTGGTGATCGCCGAGCACGTGTGA
- a CDS encoding ABC transporter substrate-binding protein: MLRLNKRQFLIGSAGAAIATAMPWYASAQGRKIMVLASTVDIPNFDPHVATGYAPQWLFRNTYDALVRVVGNPPETKPGLAKSWTQSDDGLIYTFELDEAARFHDGAPVTAKDVEYSFARLLRLKQGPAWMVDGILDADSVKASGETTVTMSLLKPFAPLLSVLPWMFVVNSAVVEANAGSDDGQAYLLANIAGSGAFTMGRARPGDLYELIRAENDWHQGGNIEAVIWKIVREAATTRLMLQRGEVHFALDMFAEDMEAVKDMPGVVRIMEPDYRSFSIKMNTAKGPLADKNLRKAISYAYNYQSMLDAAGPAELMEGPLPTGMFGHADGLDIYRQDMEKAKEYLAQSEYKDGGFTLSISHAAGYENQRRWCLILLEALRSLNINLDIRALVWPDIVAMAKSPDTMTDFHSIFQSANYADPDNTAFAGYHSSRNGQWQNPVYNNPEVDKLIEDARAEVDPAKRAELYKAFQEVIVEDAPDIFGVLELRKFAMRDNVEGYSFCPVAANTFEIWPLSLA, translated from the coding sequence ATGCTTCGTTTAAACAAACGCCAGTTTCTGATCGGGTCCGCCGGCGCGGCGATCGCCACAGCCATGCCCTGGTACGCCAGCGCGCAGGGCCGCAAGATCATGGTGCTCGCCAGCACCGTGGACATCCCGAATTTCGATCCGCACGTCGCGACCGGCTACGCGCCGCAATGGCTGTTCCGCAACACCTACGATGCGCTGGTGCGCGTGGTCGGCAATCCGCCAGAGACCAAGCCCGGCCTGGCGAAGAGCTGGACGCAGTCCGACGACGGCCTGATCTATACGTTCGAACTGGACGAGGCCGCCCGTTTCCATGACGGCGCGCCGGTTACGGCCAAAGACGTCGAATATTCCTTCGCCCGTCTGCTCCGTCTCAAGCAGGGGCCGGCCTGGATGGTCGATGGTATTCTGGACGCCGACAGCGTCAAGGCGAGCGGTGAGACGACCGTCACCATGTCTCTCCTGAAGCCATTCGCGCCGCTGCTCTCGGTTCTGCCCTGGATGTTCGTGGTCAATTCCGCGGTGGTCGAAGCCAATGCCGGCAGCGATGACGGGCAGGCCTATCTGCTGGCCAACATCGCCGGCTCGGGCGCCTTCACCATGGGCCGTGCACGCCCGGGCGATCTCTACGAACTCATCCGTGCGGAGAACGACTGGCATCAGGGCGGCAACATCGAGGCGGTCATCTGGAAGATCGTGCGCGAAGCCGCCACGACCCGCCTGATGCTCCAGCGCGGCGAGGTGCATTTCGCGCTCGACATGTTCGCCGAGGACATGGAAGCCGTGAAGGACATGCCCGGCGTCGTCCGGATCATGGAGCCCGATTACCGCAGCTTCTCGATCAAGATGAACACCGCCAAGGGCCCGCTTGCCGACAAGAACCTGCGCAAGGCCATTTCCTACGCCTACAACTATCAGTCGATGCTGGATGCTGCCGGGCCTGCCGAACTCATGGAAGGGCCTCTGCCCACCGGCATGTTCGGGCATGCGGACGGTCTCGACATCTACCGACAGGACATGGAGAAGGCGAAGGAATACCTCGCGCAGTCCGAGTACAAGGATGGCGGGTTCACCCTGTCCATATCCCACGCTGCCGGTTACGAGAACCAGCGCCGCTGGTGTCTCATCCTGCTCGAGGCGCTCAGGTCCCTGAACATCAACCTCGACATCCGCGCTCTCGTATGGCCCGACATCGTCGCGATGGCGAAGTCACCGGATACGATGACGGATTTCCATTCGATCTTCCAGTCGGCCAACTATGCGGACCCGGACAACACGGCATTCGCGGGCTACCATTCCTCGCGCAACGGCCAGTGGCAGAACCCGGTCTACAACAACCCGGAAGTCGACAAGCTGATCGAGGATGCCCGCGCCGAGGTCGATCCGGCCAAGCGCGCCGAGCTCTACAAGGCGTTCCAGGAAGTGATCGTGGAAGACGCGCCCGACATCTTCGGCGTTCTGGAACTGCGCAAGTTCGCCATGCGCGACAATGTCGAGGGCTATTCTTTCTGCCCGGTTGCCGCAAATACGTTTGAGATCTGGCCGCTCTCGCTTGCGTGA
- a CDS encoding hydantoinase B/oxoprolinase family protein produces MQANAKGFRAGIDIGGTFTDFILFDESAGAIRLHKCLTTPADPSKGALGGLGEVVEAASLSVADIDEIVHGTTLVTNAVIERKGAPVGLITTEGFRDILEIGFEQRYDIYDLFLTFPEPLVSRSRRLEISERVGADGGVIKPLDEASVLRAVKRLVADKVEAIAVCLMHSYRNPDHERRVRELIKQHHPEISVSISSEVVAEISEYQRFVTTCANAYVQPLMDRYLSRFERELHARGFRGALRLMHSAGGLVSLDEARDFPIRLLESGPAGGALATAWFGKAAGKDNVIAFDMGGTTAKACMIENGMAHIASYLEAGRVRRFKNGSGLPIKSPVVDMIEIGAGGGSIASIDEVGLLQVGPHSAGAAPGPACYGAGGDKPTVTDASVALGYYDPSFFLGGRMTLDLDAAETALKTIAEPLDISTVEAAWGIHQVVGENMASAARIHLVEKGKDPRGYSMIGFGGAGPAFAARVARILGVSEVIIPQASGAASAFGFLTAPLSFDLVRSHPMELSPDLDADALNAAFGSLADEGVAKLVAAGADVADVVLTRTADMRLVGQLHEINVPIPAGRLDASAYGSIRKAFEDVYAARYTIVPAGAELEILSFRIRASGATPTLSIKQDGLPQGDDSALKGHRKTYFGEGFVDAAIYDRYRLTPGVEVKGPAIIEERESTTVVPPGDTLTVDEAGNLRITIAVAGKGMDLVTPDMTKEQAIEKIESDPISLEIMWSRLVTVSEEMWHTVCRTAYSLIISESQDFGCSILDARGETLAHSSRVMPVFNLTLPMVVKAALARYPVETLEPGDVLVSNDPWLCAGHLFDIAVITPVFQNGKVVAVMGTVGHVGDIGGTRNGMKATELYEEGLQIPPMKLVRAGVENEDLFRIMAENIRDSQQVLGDVRSLIAANETGSRRLSAFMDEYGLADLTALAEVIQSRSEKAMREAIRALPDGEYTSTTTYNPLGTPMTVPVKVTIQGDEIELDFEGAPPEVPLGGINCTLSYTTAHSTYPLKCMLTPNVRGNAGCYRPFKLKAPEGSVLNCNKPAPVSLRTRTGWYTSPNIFRALSEAAPDKVVAHTGLPSLMTVYGKTPEGKVFYDHLLSGGGQGGSAAQDGKSSVLWPTSAATSSIELLESRSPIVVLEKSFVTDSGGAGEHRGGLGARIRLAKRQDDGLPLTVFVSPEGVNAPIEGLFGGQTGLLAHGLVRDAEGKVVDDVGSGGLVIVDRADRMVELQLGGGAGYGDPLKRSIESVEEDLREDRISSDTAETVYRLSSRKKGLAA; encoded by the coding sequence ATGCAAGCTAACGCCAAGGGTTTCCGCGCCGGTATCGATATTGGCGGCACCTTTACCGACTTCATCCTGTTCGACGAGAGCGCAGGCGCGATCCGGCTGCATAAGTGCCTGACGACGCCGGCAGATCCGTCGAAGGGTGCGCTGGGCGGCCTTGGCGAGGTGGTCGAGGCGGCAAGTCTCAGCGTGGCCGACATCGACGAGATCGTGCATGGCACGACGCTGGTCACGAATGCGGTGATCGAGCGGAAAGGTGCTCCGGTCGGCCTGATCACCACGGAAGGCTTTCGCGATATTCTCGAAATCGGCTTCGAGCAGCGCTACGACATCTACGATCTGTTCCTGACGTTCCCGGAGCCTCTGGTGAGCCGTTCCCGCCGGCTTGAAATTTCCGAGCGCGTGGGCGCGGATGGCGGTGTGATCAAGCCTCTGGACGAGGCGTCGGTTCTGCGCGCCGTGAAGCGGCTGGTCGCCGACAAGGTCGAGGCGATCGCGGTCTGTCTGATGCATTCCTACCGCAACCCGGACCACGAACGCCGGGTTCGGGAACTGATCAAGCAGCACCACCCCGAGATTTCCGTGTCGATCTCCTCGGAAGTCGTGGCCGAAATCTCCGAATATCAGCGCTTCGTCACCACCTGCGCGAACGCCTATGTCCAGCCGCTGATGGATCGTTACCTCAGCAGGTTCGAGCGCGAGCTGCATGCGCGCGGTTTCCGGGGCGCGTTGCGTCTGATGCATTCGGCGGGCGGCCTGGTGTCGCTCGACGAGGCGCGCGACTTCCCCATCCGCCTCCTGGAATCCGGCCCTGCCGGCGGTGCGCTTGCCACCGCATGGTTCGGCAAGGCGGCAGGGAAGGACAACGTCATCGCCTTCGACATGGGCGGCACGACGGCGAAGGCCTGCATGATCGAAAACGGGATGGCGCACATCGCCTCCTATCTGGAAGCCGGCCGCGTTCGTCGCTTCAAGAACGGGTCCGGCCTGCCGATCAAGTCGCCGGTGGTCGACATGATCGAGATTGGGGCCGGCGGCGGCTCGATCGCGTCGATCGATGAGGTCGGCCTGCTTCAGGTCGGCCCGCATTCGGCAGGGGCCGCGCCCGGCCCCGCCTGTTACGGCGCGGGCGGTGACAAGCCGACCGTGACGGATGCGAGCGTCGCGCTCGGCTATTACGACCCGTCCTTCTTCCTGGGCGGACGCATGACGCTCGATCTCGACGCGGCCGAAACGGCGTTGAAGACGATTGCCGAACCGCTCGACATTTCCACGGTCGAGGCTGCCTGGGGCATCCACCAGGTGGTCGGCGAGAACATGGCGAGTGCTGCACGCATTCATCTCGTGGAAAAGGGCAAGGACCCGCGCGGCTATTCGATGATCGGCTTCGGCGGCGCAGGTCCTGCTTTCGCAGCACGCGTTGCGCGCATTCTCGGCGTATCCGAAGTCATCATTCCGCAAGCAAGCGGCGCGGCGTCCGCGTTCGGCTTCCTGACCGCGCCGCTCTCCTTCGATCTGGTCCGGTCCCATCCGATGGAACTGTCGCCCGATCTCGATGCGGACGCGCTGAATGCAGCCTTCGGCTCGCTAGCCGACGAAGGCGTCGCCAAGCTGGTGGCCGCGGGCGCGGATGTTGCCGACGTCGTCTTGACGCGTACGGCCGACATGCGACTGGTCGGCCAGCTTCACGAGATCAACGTTCCGATCCCGGCAGGCAGGCTCGACGCCTCCGCATACGGTTCGATCCGTAAGGCGTTCGAGGACGTCTATGCGGCGCGTTACACCATCGTCCCGGCGGGCGCGGAGCTGGAAATCCTGTCCTTCCGCATCCGGGCCAGCGGCGCGACGCCGACGCTTTCCATCAAGCAGGACGGGCTTCCGCAAGGCGATGACAGCGCGCTCAAGGGACACCGCAAGACCTATTTCGGCGAAGGCTTCGTCGATGCGGCGATCTACGACCGCTACCGGCTGACGCCTGGTGTCGAGGTGAAGGGACCCGCGATCATCGAGGAGCGGGAGTCCACGACGGTGGTTCCGCCCGGCGACACGCTGACGGTGGACGAGGCCGGCAACCTTCGCATCACGATTGCCGTTGCAGGCAAGGGCATGGACCTCGTCACCCCGGACATGACGAAGGAACAGGCGATCGAGAAGATCGAGTCCGATCCGATCTCGCTCGAAATCATGTGGAGCCGCCTGGTCACGGTCTCGGAAGAGATGTGGCACACGGTCTGCCGCACCGCCTATTCGCTGATCATCTCGGAATCGCAGGATTTCGGTTGCTCCATCCTTGACGCCAGGGGCGAGACGCTCGCCCATTCGAGCCGCGTCATGCCGGTGTTCAACCTGACGCTGCCGATGGTGGTGAAGGCCGCACTCGCGCGCTATCCCGTGGAAACGCTGGAACCGGGCGACGTGCTGGTCTCGAACGATCCGTGGCTCTGTGCCGGCCATCTCTTCGACATCGCCGTCATCACGCCGGTCTTCCAGAACGGCAAGGTCGTGGCTGTCATGGGAACCGTCGGCCATGTCGGCGATATCGGCGGCACCCGAAACGGCATGAAGGCGACCGAACTCTATGAGGAAGGTCTCCAGATCCCGCCGATGAAGCTGGTCAGGGCCGGCGTCGAGAACGAAGACCTCTTCCGCATCATGGCGGAGAACATCCGCGACTCGCAGCAGGTCCTCGGCGACGTCCGCTCGCTGATTGCCGCCAACGAGACGGGCAGCCGTCGCCTTTCGGCCTTCATGGACGAGTATGGTCTGGCCGATCTGACCGCGCTTGCCGAAGTGATCCAGTCGCGGTCGGAAAAGGCGATGCGCGAGGCGATCCGCGCACTGCCGGACGGTGAATACACCTCCACGACGACCTACAACCCGCTTGGCACGCCGATGACGGTTCCGGTCAAGGTGACGATCCAGGGCGACGAAATCGAACTCGATTTCGAGGGTGCTCCGCCCGAGGTCCCGCTGGGCGGCATCAACTGTACGCTGAGCTACACCACGGCGCACTCGACCTATCCGCTGAAATGCATGCTGACGCCGAATGTGCGCGGCAATGCCGGCTGCTACAGGCCGTTCAAGCTGAAGGCGCCGGAAGGGTCGGTTCTGAACTGCAACAAGCCAGCGCCCGTCAGCCTGCGCACTCGCACCGGCTGGTACACCTCGCCGAACATCTTCCGCGCTCTGTCGGAGGCTGCTCCTGACAAGGTCGTGGCGCATACCGGCCTGCCCAGCCTGATGACGGTCTACGGCAAGACGCCCGAAGGCAAGGTGTTCTACGATCACCTGCTGTCAGGCGGCGGGCAGGGCGGCAGCGCCGCACAGGACGGCAAGTCGTCGGTTCTCTGGCCGACTTCGGCCGCCACCTCGTCCATCGAGCTTCTGGAAAGCCGGTCGCCGATCGTCGTGCTGGAAAAAAGCTTCGTCACGGATTCGGGCGGCGCGGGTGAGCATCGCGGTGGTCTGGGCGCGCGAATCCGGCTCGCCAAGCGCCAGGATGACGGGCTTCCGCTGACGGTGTTCGTGTCGCCGGAAGGCGTGAATGCCCCGATCGAGGGACTGTTCGGCGGCCAGACAGGCCTGCTTGCCCACGGTCTGGTTCGCGATGCGGAAGGCAAGGTTGTCGATGATGTCGGCTCTGGTGGCCTCGTGATCGTGGATCGGGCGGACCGCATGGTCGAACTCCAGCTTGGCGGAGGTGCCGGATACGGCGATCCGCTCAAGCGCTCGATCGAGAGTGTCGAAGAGGATCTGCGCGAAGACCGGATCAGTTCCGACACCGCCGAAACCGTTTACCGCCTGAGCTCGCGCAAGAAAGGGCTGGCGGCCTGA
- a CDS encoding IclR family transcriptional regulator, translating to MSALEDAIAILGCFSFEETALTQAELTRRVGRPKATVSRVMKTLRDTGMLEYDSASRLYRPGIRLFELGQISRAHQTFLDLVQKRLQHVCAVGGHTGYITMFDGPQMAVLRMVRGSSPIAIAATPGYRAWPHATSNGRAMLSLLTDEEWRQRVPAELPLLSKNTPRTHEELLERIRQIRETGRSYSSDDSYEGVSSQGIAFRDPDSQEVIGVAISYATTLDTPELKEKIGRLLDEMKRDLDRQFA from the coding sequence TTGAGCGCCCTTGAAGATGCCATTGCAATTCTCGGTTGCTTCTCTTTCGAGGAGACTGCTCTGACTCAGGCCGAGCTGACGCGTCGCGTCGGCCGGCCGAAAGCAACGGTATCGCGGGTGATGAAGACGCTGCGGGATACCGGGATGCTGGAATATGATTCCGCAAGCCGGCTTTACCGCCCCGGCATCCGCCTGTTCGAACTGGGGCAGATTTCCCGCGCGCATCAAACCTTCCTGGATCTCGTCCAGAAGCGGCTCCAGCATGTCTGCGCCGTGGGTGGCCACACCGGATACATCACGATGTTCGATGGCCCGCAGATGGCGGTACTACGCATGGTGCGCGGTTCCAGCCCGATCGCGATCGCTGCGACGCCCGGCTACCGGGCCTGGCCCCATGCCACCTCCAACGGACGCGCCATGCTGTCGCTCCTGACCGACGAAGAGTGGCGCCAGCGTGTTCCGGCCGAGCTTCCCCTGCTCTCGAAAAACACCCCGCGAACGCATGAAGAGCTTCTGGAGCGCATTCGCCAGATACGCGAAACCGGACGCTCCTATTCGTCGGACGATTCCTACGAAGGCGTGTCGTCGCAAGGCATCGCATTTCGCGACCCCGACAGCCAGGAGGTCATCGGAGTGGCGATATCCTATGCGACGACGCTCGACACGCCCGAGCTGAAGGAAAAGATCGGCAGGCTTCTCGACGAGATGAAGCGGGACCTCGACCGTCAGTTCGCTTGA